In Cupriavidus taiwanensis, the following proteins share a genomic window:
- the cpaB gene encoding Flp pilus assembly protein CpaB — MKNTRAILMLLIALVAGAAAVVSASRWLVQQSSGSVKQVVVAANDLNLGQPLNGGQLRMVSWPAGSVPPGAFTDLKALEGRVVRTSLQRGEPILDAKLAPIGTKGGLSAVINDGKRAITVRVNDVVGVAGFALPGNYVDVIVNTNEEAKSNQNSSISKIVLEKILVLAVAQQVSRDETQPKVVNAVTLEVTPDQAEKLDVARSVGTLSLVLRNQMDAADINTGGATKGTLLGKAPETPAKVVTKTETRTVVKTRTVAAAPARGNCVGVLSGMQGGVECF, encoded by the coding sequence ATGAAGAACACACGTGCAATCCTGATGCTGCTGATCGCCCTCGTCGCGGGAGCGGCGGCGGTGGTGTCGGCGTCGCGATGGCTGGTCCAGCAGTCGTCAGGCTCCGTCAAGCAGGTCGTGGTCGCGGCCAATGACCTCAATCTGGGCCAGCCGCTCAACGGCGGCCAGCTGCGCATGGTCAGCTGGCCGGCGGGCAGCGTGCCGCCCGGCGCATTTACTGACCTGAAGGCACTGGAAGGACGCGTGGTCCGCACCAGCCTGCAGCGCGGCGAGCCCATCCTCGACGCCAAGCTGGCACCGATCGGCACCAAGGGCGGCCTGTCGGCAGTGATCAACGACGGCAAGCGCGCCATCACGGTCCGCGTCAACGACGTGGTCGGCGTGGCCGGCTTCGCGCTGCCGGGCAACTACGTCGACGTGATCGTCAACACCAATGAAGAGGCGAAGTCCAACCAGAACAGCAGCATCTCGAAGATCGTGCTCGAGAAGATCCTGGTGCTGGCAGTGGCGCAGCAGGTCAGCCGCGACGAAACCCAGCCCAAGGTGGTCAACGCCGTGACGCTCGAAGTCACGCCCGACCAGGCCGAGAAGCTCGACGTGGCGCGCAGCGTGGGCACGCTCTCGCTGGTGCTGCGCAACCAGATGGACGCGGCCGACATCAACACCGGCGGCGCCACCAAGGGCACGCTGCTGGGCAAGGCACCGGAGACGCCGGCCAAAGTCGTGACCAAGACCGAGACCCGCACCGTGGTGAAGACGCGCACGGTGGCTGCAGCCCCCGCACGCGGTAACTGCGTCGGCGTGCTGTCAGGCATGCAGGGCGGCGTCGAGTGCTTCTGA
- a CDS encoding ATP-binding protein, protein MNEHHDTGHVPRLLEPVATGRKVHAEHGTPPLPPWHVLPRTIADTGLEVAQLLGLLMKAAYQHRTVTLAVLTDTLKLPALVVNEIAAVAVRERLLEIAHRGASDLDVRFRLTDAGYARAAEAAARCSYVGTAPVTLDAYLDAVKHHSVSHASVTKADVTAAFHDLVIPVHLLDSIGMALNTCRALMIYGPAGSGKTYLAQRLGTLLPGAVPVPHAITVAGEIIQVFDPLVHVPCNDGEASLAHRSLDRRWTLCHRPVVLSGGELTLSMLDLRYDRTSGFYQAPPHMKANNGIYIIDDLGRQLVGVADLLNRWIVPLDRSVDMFSLHNGVRFSVPFDVWPVFSSNLEPAALGDDAFLRRLGSKLYVGPLSVDDYREVFHRTAADFGLTSTDAVFDFLVGSLHYASDTPLLACIPRDLLRLVDSGVRYHGHATHVTEAGLLSAWQNYYGLRTSADPTPHPGAATHRWADDHRAAS, encoded by the coding sequence ATGAACGAGCATCACGACACAGGTCACGTACCACGGCTCCTAGAACCCGTGGCGACCGGCAGGAAGGTCCATGCCGAGCATGGCACGCCGCCGCTGCCGCCGTGGCACGTGCTGCCGCGCACGATCGCCGATACCGGGCTGGAAGTCGCGCAATTGCTCGGGCTGCTGATGAAGGCCGCCTACCAGCACCGCACCGTCACGCTGGCGGTACTGACCGACACGCTCAAGCTGCCGGCACTGGTGGTCAATGAGATCGCGGCCGTCGCCGTGCGCGAGCGCCTGCTAGAGATCGCGCATCGCGGCGCCAGCGACCTCGATGTGCGTTTCCGCCTGACCGATGCCGGTTATGCCCGCGCGGCCGAAGCCGCGGCGCGCTGCAGCTATGTCGGCACCGCGCCGGTCACGCTGGACGCCTACCTCGATGCCGTCAAGCACCACTCCGTCAGCCACGCCAGCGTGACCAAGGCGGACGTCACCGCGGCCTTCCACGATCTGGTGATCCCGGTTCACTTGCTGGATTCGATCGGCATGGCGCTGAACACCTGCCGCGCGCTGATGATCTACGGCCCCGCCGGCAGCGGCAAGACCTACCTGGCGCAACGGCTGGGCACGCTGCTGCCCGGCGCGGTGCCGGTGCCGCACGCCATTACCGTGGCCGGCGAGATCATCCAGGTGTTCGACCCGCTGGTCCATGTGCCCTGCAACGACGGCGAGGCCTCGCTGGCGCACCGCTCGCTGGACCGCCGCTGGACGCTGTGCCACCGCCCGGTCGTGCTGTCCGGCGGCGAGCTGACGCTGTCGATGCTGGACCTGCGCTATGACCGCACCTCCGGCTTCTACCAGGCGCCCCCCCACATGAAGGCCAACAACGGCATCTACATCATCGATGACCTGGGCCGGCAGCTGGTGGGAGTCGCCGACCTGCTCAACCGGTGGATCGTGCCGCTTGACCGGTCCGTCGACATGTTCTCGCTGCACAACGGCGTGCGCTTCTCGGTGCCGTTCGATGTCTGGCCGGTGTTCTCGAGCAATCTCGAGCCGGCGGCACTGGGCGACGATGCCTTCCTGCGCCGGCTTGGCAGCAAGCTCTATGTGGGCCCGCTGTCGGTGGACGACTACCGCGAGGTGTTTCACCGCACCGCCGCCGATTTCGGGCTGACCAGCACTGACGCGGTCTTCGACTTCCTGGTGGGCAGCCTGCACTACGCCAGCGATACGCCGCTGCTGGCCTGCATCCCACGGGACCTGCTGCGCCTGGTGGATTCCGGCGTGCGTTACCACGGGCATGCCACTCACGTGACCGAGGCCGGCCTGCTGTCCGCCTGGCAGAACTACTACGGGCTGCGCACCTCGGCCGACCCGACGCCGCACCCGGGCGCCGCAACCCATCGATGGGCGGACGACCATCGCGCCGCCAGCTGA
- a CDS encoding A24 family peptidase — protein sequence MQAATALAPFIGPATIGIVLTAAAIDLNRRRIPNWLTFGAWIAALPVMAAMQGLGAGTLAWLSGWMVGLVLFLPFYLLRGMAAGDVKLMAAVGAWLGAGMALKIALATFVIGGLWALIQVFATGQGRATLGRVGHMLKAAVAPGSGSAPPQATGSAGSMPYGVAIAAGTLTVLFAGT from the coding sequence ATGCAAGCCGCCACCGCCCTCGCGCCCTTCATCGGTCCCGCCACGATCGGCATCGTGCTTACCGCTGCGGCGATCGACCTGAACCGGCGGCGCATTCCCAACTGGCTGACCTTCGGCGCGTGGATCGCCGCGCTGCCGGTGATGGCAGCCATGCAAGGCCTGGGTGCAGGCACGCTGGCGTGGCTGTCGGGCTGGATGGTCGGCCTGGTGCTGTTCCTGCCCTTCTACCTGCTGCGCGGCATGGCCGCCGGCGACGTCAAGCTGATGGCTGCCGTGGGCGCCTGGCTGGGCGCCGGCATGGCGCTGAAAATCGCGCTGGCCACCTTCGTGATCGGCGGGCTGTGGGCACTGATCCAGGTGTTTGCGACCGGACAGGGACGCGCCACCCTCGGCCGCGTGGGACACATGCTCAAAGCCGCCGTGGCGCCTGGTTCCGGGTCCGCACCGCCCCAGGCCACGGGGTCCGCCGGCTCCATGCCCTACGGCGTGGCGATTGCCGCGGGAACGCTGACCGTGCTCTTTGCCGGCACATGA